Proteins from one Ricinus communis isolate WT05 ecotype wild-type chromosome 9, ASM1957865v1, whole genome shotgun sequence genomic window:
- the LOC8269047 gene encoding eukaryotic translation initiation factor 2 subunit alpha homolog — protein MGTHTPNLECRMYEAKYPEVDMAVMIQVKNIADMGAYVSLLEYNNIEGMILFSELSRRRIRSVSSLIKVGRIEPVMVLRVDKEKGYIDLSKRRVSEEDIQACEERYNKSKLVHSIMRHVAETMGIDLEELYIHIAWPLYRKYGHAFEAFKIIVTDPDSVLNILTREVKELGLEGQEVTKVVPAVTEEIKEALVKNIRRRMTPQPLKIRADIEMKCFQFDGVLHIKDAMRKAEAAGNKDCPVKIKLVAPPLYVLTTQTLDKDQGISVLSKAIVACTEAIEQHKGKLLVKEPPRAVSERDDKLLAEHMAKLRNDNEEVSGDEDSEEEEDTGMGDADVENSGPGIME, from the exons ATGGGAACCCACACGCCGAACCTGGAATGCCGGATGTACGAAGCGAAGTATCCAGAGGTGGATATGGCAGTGATGATACAAGTGAAGAACATAGCGGATATGGGCGCGTACGTGTCACTGCTTGAGTACAATAACATAGAGGGCATGATCTTGTTTTCTGAGCTTTCACGGCGTCGTATTCGTAGTGTGAGTAGCTTGATTAAGGTGGGCCGTATCGAGCCTGTTATGGTGCTTCGTGTTGATAAGGAAAAAGGTTATATTGATTTGAGCAAAAGGAGAGTTAGTGAAGAAGATATTCAAGCTTGTGAGGAGAGGTATAATAAGAGTAAGCTTGTCCACTCTATTATGCGACATGTCGCAGAGACTATGGGTATCGACTTAGag GAATTGTATATCCATATAGCCTGGCCTTTGTACCGGAAGTATGGCCATGCTTTTGAG GCGTTTAAAATCATTGTGACTGATCCTGACTCGGTTTTGAATATCCTCACCCGTGAAGTCAAAGAACTTGGTCTTGAAGGTCAAGAA GTAACCAAGGTGGTACCTGCTGTGACAGAGGAAATCAAAGAAGCTTTAGTAAAGAATATTAGAAGAAGAATGACTCCTCAACCATTGAAGATACGGGCTGATATTGAAATGAAATGTTTCCAGTTTGATGGGGTTCTTCACATTAAG GATGCAATGAGGAAAGCTGAGGCTGCAGGCAACAAGGACTGTCCTGTGAAAATTAAACTGGTTGCCCCTCCACTTTATGTTCTTACCACGCAAACACTAGACAAG GACCAAGGTATATCAGTTCTCAGTAAGGCGATAGTTGCTTGCACTGAAGCAATAGAGCAGCACAAGGGAAAACTTCTTGTGAAGGAACCACCAAGAGCA GTGAGCGAACGAGATGATAAATTGCTTGCTGAACACATGGCTAAGCTACGAAATGACAATGAGGAGGTCAGTGGCGATGAAGACagcgaagaagaagaagatacaGGGATGGGAGATGCTGATGTGGAAAACTCTGGACCTGGCATAATGGAATAG
- the LOC8269042 gene encoding uncharacterized protein LOC8269042: MEALWNLEDKWRLSTKEAFLVFVCSAFAVIGLCTVTVLKRKAQRKQMANHVETVAESSITWSETHDSNNWVKIRRMLMESMRWSEAHKWEEKGGGRPPPPPASASASLLGLERCDSSGIGWQSHNSVSPVWQRPILMGEKCELPIFSGLILYDERGRLLDHSLTSSREENIHQHQEKPAGIVRTRLKDLL, translated from the exons ATGGAAGCACTGTGGAATTTGGAGGATAAATGGAGGCTATCAACAAAAGAAGCATTCCTTGTGTTTGTGTGCAGTGCTTTTGCTGTCATTGGTCTCTGCACTGTAACTGTGCTCAAAAGAAAAGCACAAAGAAAGCAAATGGCTAACCATGTTGAGACAGTTGCAGAAAGTTCCATTACATGGTCTGAAACTCATGACTCTAACAACTGGGTGAAGATAAGGAGGATGTTGATGGAGTCAATGAGGTGGAGTGAGGCTCACAAGTGGGAGGAGAAAGGCGGCGGGAggccaccaccaccaccagcaTCAGCATCAGCATCACTTCTTGGGCTTGAAAGGTGTGATTCGTCTGGCATAGGGTGGCAAAGCCATAACTCAGTTTCACCAGTTTGGCAAAGGCCAATACTAATGGGAGAAAAATGTGAGCTACCAATATTTAGTGGGCTTATTCTTTATGATGAAAGAGGTCGTCTACTTGATCACTCACTTACCTCATCCCGGGAGGAAAACATCCACCAACATCAG GAAAAACCAGCTGGTATTGTGAGAACTAGGCTGAAGGACTTGCTGTAG
- the LOC8269043 gene encoding trifunctional UDP-glucose 4,6-dehydratase/UDP-4-keto-6-deoxy-D-glucose 3,5-epimerase/UDP-4-keto-L-rhamnose-reductase RHM1 — protein MATYSPKNILITGAAGFIASHVCNRLIRNYPDYKIVVLDKLDYCSNLKNLLPSKSSPNFKFVKGDIGSADLVNFLLITESIDTIMHFAAQTHVDNSFGNSFEFTKNNIYGTHVLLEACKVTGQIRRFIHVSTDEVYGETDEDAVVGNHEASQLLPTNPYSATKAGAEMLVMAYGRSYGLPVITTRGNNVYGPNQFPEKLIPKFILLAMQGKPLPIHGDGSNVRSYLYCEDVAEAFEVILHKGEVGHVYNIGTKKERRVIDVAKDICKIFSMDPEASIKFVENRPFNDQRYFLDDQKLKNIGWSEHTTWEEGLKKTMEWYVQNPDWWGDVTGALLPHPRMLMMPGGRHFDGSEESKSASFASSNSNQTRMVIPVSRSSSTGSPRKSSLKFLIYGRTGWIGGLLGKLCEKQGIPFEYGRGRLEDRSSILADIQNVRPTHVFNAAGVTGRPNVDWCESHKTETIRTNVSGTLTLADVCREHNLLMMNFATGCIFEYDAAHPEGSGIGYTEDDKPNFTGSFYSKTKAMVEELLKEYDNVCTLRVRMPISSDLNNPRNFITKISRYNKVVNIPNSMTVLDELLPISIEMAKRNLRGIWNFTNPGVVSHNEILEMYKSYIDPEFKWVNFTLEEQAKVIVAPRSNNEMDAAKLKKEFPELLSIKESLIKYVFEANKKT, from the exons GTCCTTGACAAGCTTGATTACTGTTCAAACCTGAAAAACCTCCTTCCCTCTAAATCATCACCCAACTTTAAGTTTGTCAAGGGGGATATTGGCAGCGCTGACCTTGTCAACTTCCTTCTCATCACTGAATCCATTGACACTATTATGCACTTTGCTGCCCAAACCCATGTGGACAACTCCTTTGGTAACAGCTTTGAGTTTAccaagaataatatttatggTACCCATGTTCTTTTAGAAGCCTGCAAGGTCACTGGCCAGATTAGGAGATTCATTCATGTGAGTACGGACGAAGTCTATGGGGAGACAGATGAGGATGCTGTCGTGGGAAACCATGAGGCTTCTCAACTCCTTCCAACTAACCCATACTCTGCAACAAAAGCTGGTGCGGAAATGCTTGTTATGGCATATGGCAGGTCTTATGGGTTACCTGTGATAACAACCCGTGGAAACAATGTTTATGGTCCTAATCAGTTCCCTGAAAAATTAATTCCAAAGTTTATCCTCTTGGCCATGCAAGGAAAGCCTCTTCCAATCCACGGGGATGGTTCTAATGTGAGGAGTTATTTATACTGTGAGGATGTTGCTGAAGCTTTTGAAGTCATCCTTCACAAGGGAGAGGTAGGCCATGTTTATAATATTGGGacaaagaaggaaagaagagTGATAGATGTGGCAAAAGATATCTGCAAGATTTTCTCAATGGATCCTGAGGCAAGCATCAAGTTTGTAGAGAACAGGCCATTCAATGACCAGAGGTACTTCCTTGATGACCAGAAGCTGAAGAACATAGGTTGGTCAGAACATACCACTTGGGAGGAGGGGCTGAAGAAAACTATGGAATGGTATGTTCAGAATCCTGATTGGTGGGGTGATGTAACAGGGGCTTTGCTTCCTCATCCTAGAATGTTGATGATGCCTGGTGGGAGACACTTTGATGGGTCCGAAGAGAGCAAATCTGCATCTTTTGCTTCTAGTAATTCTAATCAGACCAGAATGGTCATTCCAGTTTCTAGAAGTAGCAGCACTGGTTCTCCTCGAAAATCCTCTCTTAAGTTCTTGATCTATGGCAGGACCGGATGGATTGGTGGTCTACTTGGGAAGTTGTGTGAGAAACAGGGGATTCCCTTCGAATATGGTAGGGGGCGCTTGGAAGATCGGTCATCAATTTTGGCAGACATCCAGAATGTTAGGCCAACCCATGTTTTTAATGCCGCTGGTGTCACTGGCAGACCTAATGTTGATTGGTGTGAATCCCACAAAACAGAAACCATTCGCACCAATGTTTCTGGAACCTTGACATTAGCTGATGTTTGCAGAGAGCATAATCTCTTGATGATGAATTTTGCTACAGGCTGTATATTTGAGTATGATGCTGCTCATCCAGAGGGCTCTGGCATTGGGTATACTGAAGATGACAAACCCAATTTTACTGGTTCTTTTTACTCAAAGACAAAGGCCATG GTTGAAGAGTTATTGAAAGAATATGACAATGTATGCACGCTAAGAGTTAGAATGCCAATATCATCAGACCTCAACAATCCTCGCAATTTCATCACCAAGATTTCTCGATATAACAAAGTCGTTAACATTCCAAACAGCATGACTGTCCTGGATGAACTTTTACCTATTTCAATTGAGATGGCCAAGCGGAACCTGAGGGGCATATGGAACTTCACAAACCCTGGTGTGGTGAGTCATAATGAGATTTTGGAGATGTACAAGAGTTACATTGACCCAGAGTTTAAGTGGGTTAACTTCACTCTAGAGGAGCAAGCCAAGGTGATTGTCGCCCCACGAAGCAACAATGAGATGGATGCAGCCAAGCTGAAGAAAGAATTTCCTGAGCTGCTCTCAATCAAGGAGTCTTTGATTAAGTATGTCTTCGAAGCCAACAAGAAGACATAA